A portion of the Colius striatus isolate bColStr4 chromosome 1, bColStr4.1.hap1, whole genome shotgun sequence genome contains these proteins:
- the C1QTNF6 gene encoding complement C1q tumor necrosis factor-related protein 6 isoform X1, producing MGSAQSQGGKGRERRGEGAGPSPASTQQCQEPAFLKPWARGPALEAEGSRRPGAGKHQGEPSGSGVTMDIIYWRTPLAFFLLPLVVLAAPTDEPNLTESTPGACKRCCDPLDPSAGAPPLPPSHHHLPYPMPEVRPYINITILKGEKGDRGEPGMPGKWGKEGPRGERGAQGQKGSKGQMGTAGDPCKHQYAAFSVGRKKALHSSEGFQVLIFDTVFVNLYSHFDMFNGKFYCYVAGLYYFSLNVHTWNFKETYMHIMHNEEEAVILYAQPSDRSIMQSQSLMLELQENDEIWVRLYKRERENAIYSDDVDVYITFNGYLVKPSLD from the exons ATGGGGAGCGCCCAAAgccagggagggaaagggagggagaggagaggggagggagcaggTCCAAGCCCAGCCAGCACTCAGCAGTGCCAAGAGCCAGCTTTCTTAAAGCCATGGGCCCGGGGGCCGGCTCTGGAGGCAGAGGGGAGCCGGAGACCAGGGGCTGGGAAGCACCAAGGAGAGCCTTCAGGCTCTGGG GTCACCATGGACATCATTTACTGGCGCACACCCCTGGCTTTCTTTCTGCTCCCTCTGGTTGTGCTGGCGGCACCCACTGATGAGCCCAACCTCACAGAATCAACCCCTGGTGCTTGCAAACGCTGTTGTGACCCACTGGACCCTTCCGCAGGTGCCCCACCGCTCCCTCCCAGCCACCACCACTTACCCTACCCCATGCCAGAGGTCCGTCCCTACATCAACATCACCATACTGAAGG gagagaaaggagacCGGGGAGAGCCTGGCATGCCAGGAAAATGGGGCAAAGAAGGCCCACGAGGCGAGCGAGGTGCCCAGGGCCAGAAAGGCAGTAAAGGGCAGATGGGCACAGCGGGAGACCCCTGCAAGCACCAGTACGCCGCGTTCTCCGTCGGCCGCAAGAAAGCGCTGCACAGCAGCGAGGGCTTCCAGGTCTTGATCTTCGACACCGTCTTCGTCAACCTCTACAGCCACTTCGACATGTTCAATGGCAAGTTCTACTGCTACGTAGCTGGACTCTACTATTTCAGCCTCAACGTCCACACCTGGAACTTCAAGGAGACCTACATGCACATCATGCACAACGAAGAAGAGGCGGTCATCTTGTATGCCCAGCCCAGCGACCGCAGCATcatgcagagccagagcctcaTGCTGGAGCTCCAGGAGAATGATGAGATCTGGGTGAGGCTCTACAAGAGGGAGCGGGAGAACGCCATTTACAGTGATGATGTTGATGTGTACATTACCTTCAACGGGTACCTGGTCAAGCCCAGCCTTGACTAA
- the C1QTNF6 gene encoding complement C1q tumor necrosis factor-related protein 6 isoform X2, which translates to MDIIYWRTPLAFFLLPLVVLAAPTDEPNLTESTPGACKRCCDPLDPSAGAPPLPPSHHHLPYPMPEVRPYINITILKGEKGDRGEPGMPGKWGKEGPRGERGAQGQKGSKGQMGTAGDPCKHQYAAFSVGRKKALHSSEGFQVLIFDTVFVNLYSHFDMFNGKFYCYVAGLYYFSLNVHTWNFKETYMHIMHNEEEAVILYAQPSDRSIMQSQSLMLELQENDEIWVRLYKRERENAIYSDDVDVYITFNGYLVKPSLD; encoded by the exons ATGGACATCATTTACTGGCGCACACCCCTGGCTTTCTTTCTGCTCCCTCTGGTTGTGCTGGCGGCACCCACTGATGAGCCCAACCTCACAGAATCAACCCCTGGTGCTTGCAAACGCTGTTGTGACCCACTGGACCCTTCCGCAGGTGCCCCACCGCTCCCTCCCAGCCACCACCACTTACCCTACCCCATGCCAGAGGTCCGTCCCTACATCAACATCACCATACTGAAGG gagagaaaggagacCGGGGAGAGCCTGGCATGCCAGGAAAATGGGGCAAAGAAGGCCCACGAGGCGAGCGAGGTGCCCAGGGCCAGAAAGGCAGTAAAGGGCAGATGGGCACAGCGGGAGACCCCTGCAAGCACCAGTACGCCGCGTTCTCCGTCGGCCGCAAGAAAGCGCTGCACAGCAGCGAGGGCTTCCAGGTCTTGATCTTCGACACCGTCTTCGTCAACCTCTACAGCCACTTCGACATGTTCAATGGCAAGTTCTACTGCTACGTAGCTGGACTCTACTATTTCAGCCTCAACGTCCACACCTGGAACTTCAAGGAGACCTACATGCACATCATGCACAACGAAGAAGAGGCGGTCATCTTGTATGCCCAGCCCAGCGACCGCAGCATcatgcagagccagagcctcaTGCTGGAGCTCCAGGAGAATGATGAGATCTGGGTGAGGCTCTACAAGAGGGAGCGGGAGAACGCCATTTACAGTGATGATGTTGATGTGTACATTACCTTCAACGGGTACCTGGTCAAGCCCAGCCTTGACTAA